A stretch of Thermodesulfovibrionales bacterium DNA encodes these proteins:
- the hemL gene encoding glutamate-1-semialdehyde 2,1-aminomutase produces MKTVKSIALYKKAVEHIPGGVNSPVRAFRAVGGNPLFIAKAKGSKIYDVDGNEFIDYVLSWGPMILGHSHPEVVRALKKAIEKGTSYGAPTPLEIELAQLIKKAYPSIEKVRMVNSGTEATMSAIRVARAFTKRNKVIKFEGCYHGHADGLLVKAGSGATTFGVPDSPGVPEDYAKNTITLPFNDLEAVRSIVESEWRDIACIILEPVVGNIGCVLPKAGFLEGLRNITEKYGIVLIFDEVMTGFRVSYGGAQAYYGIKPDLTCLGKVIGGGLPVGAYGGRKDIMSMVAPEGPVYQAGTLSGNPLAMTAGIVTLKILSNKSVYRLLEKRASQLEEGLRDASIKSGIQTKFYRAGTMFCTYFTDREVYDYQTAKTSDTERFGRFFRGMLERGVYLAPSQFEAGFLSIAHSEKDIDRTIKAAFEVMKRI; encoded by the coding sequence ATGAAGACTGTCAAATCTATTGCTCTTTACAAAAAAGCTGTAGAACACATACCAGGCGGTGTTAACAGTCCTGTAAGGGCATTCAGGGCTGTCGGAGGAAATCCTCTGTTTATAGCAAAGGCAAAGGGCTCAAAGATCTACGACGTTGATGGAAACGAATTTATAGACTATGTCCTTTCCTGGGGGCCGATGATTCTTGGCCACAGCCATCCTGAGGTGGTCAGAGCACTTAAAAAGGCAATTGAAAAAGGTACAAGCTATGGTGCACCAACACCTCTTGAGATAGAACTTGCACAGCTCATTAAAAAGGCCTATCCATCAATAGAAAAGGTAAGGATGGTCAATTCTGGCACAGAGGCTACCATGTCTGCAATAAGGGTTGCCAGGGCATTTACAAAGAGAAATAAAGTAATAAAATTTGAAGGCTGTTATCACGGTCATGCTGACGGACTTCTTGTAAAGGCTGGTTCAGGTGCAACAACCTTTGGAGTTCCTGATAGTCCTGGTGTACCAGAGGATTATGCAAAAAATACCATAACCCTTCCCTTCAATGACCTTGAGGCAGTCAGGAGTATTGTTGAGTCTGAATGGAGGGATATTGCCTGTATCATTCTTGAGCCTGTGGTTGGAAATATTGGATGTGTTCTTCCGAAAGCAGGATTCCTTGAAGGTCTAAGAAACATTACAGAGAAGTATGGAATTGTCCTTATATTTGATGAGGTAATGACAGGCTTCAGGGTATCCTATGGAGGTGCCCAGGCTTATTATGGTATAAAACCTGACCTCACCTGTCTTGGAAAGGTCATTGGTGGTGGTCTTCCTGTAGGTGCTTATGGAGGAAGAAAAGACATAATGTCCATGGTGGCTCCTGAAGGCCCTGTTTACCAGGCAGGAACCCTTTCAGGCAATCCTCTTGCAATGACAGCAGGCATAGTTACCCTGAAGATTCTATCAAATAAATCTGTTTACAGACTTCTTGAAAAGAGGGCATCACAGCTTGAAGAGGGGCTCAGGGATGCATCAATAAAATCAGGAATTCAGACAAAATTCTACAGAGCAGGCACTATGTTCTGTACCTATTTTACCGATAGAGAGGTCTATGATTACCAGACAGCAAAGACCTCTGATACAGAGAGATTTGGAAGATTCTTCAGGGGCATGCTCGAAAGGGGTGTTTATCTTGCACCCTCTCAGTTTGAGGCAGGATTCTTAAGCATTGCCCACAGTGAAAAAGACATAGACAGAACCATAAAAGCAGCCTTTGAGGTCATGAAGAGAATCTAA